The sequence GCGCAAAAAGTGGAAGCGAACATGAAAGAAGCCCTAGACGAGAAAGCTCAGCTCGAGCAGTCGCAAAATCAAATTGTTCAGCGGATTCAAGAGATCGAAACGGCTCGCGCAAACGCCATCAGCGCCTTGGAAGTTCCGGTGACCACCGAGCTGCTCGAGCAAGTTTTGCTCAAGGAACAAAATTTAGGTGCTTGTAAACTTAAAAAAGGAAAAAATCCCAACGAATATTATATTAACAAAAACAACATTCATATCAGCTTCTACTTCGCCGGAGAAAATTCGGGAAAACGGCCCGTAGCTCGGTACTATGTCGAGAACAACGTGAAACATATCGAACTTAAACAAGATGCTTTTATGCTGGAGAATGCAACCAGCACTACACCCTTTAGTGCAACCCTCCGTTTCGAGGTCGAGTCACAAAAAGTCAAACATGCTGTGTTTACCGGGGAACGTATTTACGACGGAGTGATGGGATTCGGATCCTCACTCAAGGTGACTATTTTAACCTGCGTCCTTTAACTGATCACTTGCGCTTAAAGGGCGCCGCTAGAAATGATATAAGCACAGCTCACGATCAAACAAACAGACAATAGGATAATGTGTTTCTTCATACTCTCTGTATCAGCACTAAACACGCCAACTCTAAACCCGTATATTTGAATCCACCGTGGAACCCAAGAATTAAATTCAGACCTGACCAGAAAAGGTACGCCGTTCAATTCCCAGACGCAAAAAGTCACAGAGTCCCTAAGGCTTTGTGACTTTTTGCGTCTGGGAATTGAACGGCGTACCTTTTAATGGGACTACGCATGGTACTGAACTTGCTCAATGTAGGGCGGCGCAGAGCTTTTCGGCGCTCCGAAACAAGGTTGCACGTATGTCATCAAAAACACTTTTATTTATCTTTTTATTTGTGCTGCCTTTGGGCTGCAGCGTTCTCAAAAAGAGGGACGCCTCTGTGACCCAATCGAATGCCATCTCTATCGACCAACCCGTGATTAAAAATCTCGACGAGGTGGATGCTCGCTCTAAAAAACTCCAACACAGTTTAGCCCGCATTCACCTTCGCCAAGGAGCGAACACTCTCGCGATCGGCACTGGATTTTTCTATAAATCCAAAGATATCTTCGTCACCAGTTATCATGTGATCGAAGGGAAACCGGAGTGCCTCACGACAGGCGCTTGCACGGTATTTCTTGGCTTCGTCAAAAACTCGAAGGAAGTGCGAGAGATAGAAACTCGCATCAGCGTCATCTTCAAATCAGAGGCTAAAGATTTGATCGTCCTTAAAATTCAAGACGCGTCCCAATTCTCTCAGGTGCTTCCACTTCAAATCAAAGCCAAAAGAAAAGAGGGTCGCCTAATGACCGCAGGTTTTTATCACGATGACCCCGCACTTACGTTTTCCGAGGGACAACTTCTCAAAGCTCAATCCAAACATGCCAAGGCACTCTCCAGTATTATCGTGAGTGCTGGTTTTAGTGGTTCCCCTGTCATCAATCGCCAAGGTGAATTGGTGGGCGTAGTTTCAAGCTACAAGCCCATTCAAGGTCAGCAGACCGTCGGTCTCGCCGAATACATTGCGGCCGATGATCTGAACGTCTTCTAACGTAAAATAGTTATTCGGATCTGAATTTTTTTCCTTAAAACCCCTCTCTACACGCCGGTATTGCGACTAGGACTGGATCACATCTTGCTGTTACCTTGGAAAAGAGGTTTCCATGAATTTTTTGCGATTGTACACGTTGTTCACGTTGGTCTGTCTATTACTCGCGATCTCAAGTTACTCGCTGGCGGATACAAGCAAATGCTTTGTCCTCAGTCAAAGCCGACAGCCGTTCGATCGAAAAGCCTACGACGTGGCGAAACTTTTGATCGGATTTAATCACGCAGATGCTATGTCTTTTGCCCACTCCCCTTATAAAGACAACTCTGAGGACTGCATGTTCTATCGCGCAATGATGATTAAAGATTCTCTCAACCCCACTCATGCTGGTGTTTTTCTCACCGTGATGCACGCGGAAAAGCAGGGTGTTGATCTTAAATCCTTTGGCATTGAAATCTCACGTAATGCCAACGGCGAGATCATTAATGTGAATATTTATCGTTTACTCAATGCTGAGCTTCACTACGGTGCGATGGGCCTCGCCGCAAAAGGAATTATCATTTTAAGGAATGAGTACAATCAGGTGACAGGCTTTGATTTTCTTTAAAGCTATTCCGTAAACACAGTGAACGGTTTATCGGAAGGCCACGCTTCGCCTTCCGATGGCGCTGTCTTAACAACTCTTCCTTTTTTACCGACCACTTTAAAATCGATCTCTTTAGCTTTCATAAATCGCATGGTCTCTCGCAAGGTCCAACCTTCCATATTGGGAACGACAACAACGGAGGCCGGCGTCTGAGCTTCGCTTTCGGCGATGGTTTTTTCTTCGGATTTAATCAGATCGGTCTCGGCCACAAAGACGGGTGCAATCCCACGACGGTTGATCGCAAACTCCGCGATTTTCGAAAAGATCGGAGCCGCAGTTTGAGACGCATAGTAACCATGCTTTTTAGGATTATCGATCACCACATAAATTAAAATCTCTGGAGAGTTGGCCGGTAAAAAACCGATAAAGCTAGAGATATAGGCGCCCGGAATATAACCCCGCCCTTCGGGATTGACCTTTTGGGCGGTCCCGGTTTTTCCGGCGACAGGGAATCCCTTCACTCTTGCGGTGGTTCCTGTGCCGTGATCGCTCGTGGTCGCAGACAACATCATTTTTAATCGGGCGGCGTCCTTAGAGGAAAGGACTTTGCGAACGAATTGGGGCTGCGTCACGGTGATTAAGCCGTCAATCCCGCGTTTCTGCTTCACGAGATAAGGGCGATTTAAATTACCACCATTGGCAATCGCCGCGTAAGCGTTGGCCACTTGAAGCGCCGATACCGCCACTCCATGACCAAAAGCAATGTTCGCTTTAT is a genomic window of Bdellovibrionales bacterium containing:
- a CDS encoding serine protease, translated to MSSKTLLFIFLFVLPLGCSVLKKRDASVTQSNAISIDQPVIKNLDEVDARSKKLQHSLARIHLRQGANTLAIGTGFFYKSKDIFVTSYHVIEGKPECLTTGACTVFLGFVKNSKEVREIETRISVIFKSEAKDLIVLKIQDASQFSQVLPLQIKAKRKEGRLMTAGFYHDDPALTFSEGQLLKAQSKHAKALSSIIVSAGFSGSPVINRQGELVGVVSSYKPIQGQQTVGLAEYIAADDLNVF